The Clostridia bacterium genome includes a window with the following:
- a CDS encoding DegV family protein yields the protein MLRLFVDTDCDVDLKTARKYGLELISMPYTVDGKLICPYEDYEEFDSKEFYDMLRQRAVQGGELPTTSSVNAERYKQYFEPFFAQGDEILYVHFSESMSQTFANMRTAVAELKEKYPDAVFREYDTKAITALGYTLAVEAAELYKAGKSADEIIAHLDKERDHFTIYFFADNLKFFKRSGRVGGLAATMGTLLGVRPLIHINEEGQMLSIGKERGRANAIDALLRYADELGDDVAGHRIIIAHTDAPEIVEQVEEMVREKYGSDLEIIKFPVNPTAGAHCGPDSVGLCFHSKRR from the coding sequence ATGCTCAGACTGTTTGTTGATACCGACTGCGACGTCGATCTCAAGACCGCGAGGAAATACGGCCTTGAGCTTATCAGTATGCCTTACACCGTCGACGGCAAGCTGATCTGCCCTTATGAGGATTACGAAGAATTCGATTCGAAAGAGTTTTACGATATGCTGCGTCAGCGCGCCGTACAGGGCGGGGAGCTCCCGACCACGAGTTCGGTGAACGCCGAACGCTACAAGCAGTATTTCGAGCCATTCTTCGCGCAGGGCGACGAGATACTCTACGTTCACTTTTCCGAGTCGATGAGCCAGACGTTCGCGAATATGCGCACCGCCGTCGCGGAGCTGAAGGAGAAGTATCCCGACGCAGTTTTCCGCGAATACGACACGAAGGCCATCACGGCGCTGGGCTACACGCTCGCTGTCGAAGCGGCCGAGCTTTACAAGGCCGGCAAGAGCGCGGACGAGATAATCGCGCACCTCGATAAAGAGAGAGATCACTTCACAATATACTTTTTCGCCGATAATCTAAAGTTCTTCAAGCGCAGCGGCAGAGTCGGAGGACTCGCCGCCACCATGGGAACGCTGCTCGGAGTACGCCCGCTTATACACATCAACGAGGAAGGGCAGATGCTCAGCATCGGCAAGGAGCGCGGCAGAGCGAACGCCATTGACGCGCTGCTCAGATACGCCGACGAGCTCGGCGACGACGTCGCCGGTCACCGCATCATCATCGCTCACACCGATGCGCCCGAGATCGTCGAGCAGGTCGAGGAGATGGTCCGCGAGAAGTACGGGTCCGACCTCGAAATAATCAAGTTCCCGGTCAATCCGACCGCGGGCGCACACTGCGGCCCCGACTCCGTCGGGCTCTGCTTCCACTCGAAGCGCCGCTGA
- a CDS encoding DUF11 domain-containing protein has translation MATTFYNTATLSYNGITTTSNTVTGEIADNLTVMKTALTEGYAAGSEKTFVISLVNSGTTPLTGLTVTDDLGAYTFETGTVTPLTYVEDSAQYFVGGVPQTEPAVTAGPPLVFNGIGVPAGGDSSIIYKATVNEYAPLAAGASITNTVTVTGSGLAAPATASETITAETEPLLAIAKAVDPAVVTAAGTLTYTFTITNVGNTAADATDNVTVTDLFDPELSAVTASLDGTPLTAGADYSYSGGTFRTTPGVITVPAATYAQTAATGAWSVTPGSAVLTVTGTV, from the coding sequence ATGGCAACCACCTTTTATAATACCGCGACCTTGTCCTACAACGGCATTACGACGACCTCTAACACCGTTACCGGCGAGATCGCAGACAACCTCACGGTCATGAAGACGGCGCTGACGGAGGGCTACGCCGCGGGGTCGGAAAAAACTTTCGTTATCAGCCTCGTCAACAGCGGAACGACTCCTCTTACCGGCCTCACCGTAACCGACGACCTCGGCGCGTACACCTTCGAGACCGGAACCGTGACGCCGCTGACCTACGTTGAAGACTCGGCGCAATACTTCGTCGGCGGCGTTCCGCAGACGGAGCCCGCCGTCACGGCGGGGCCTCCCCTCGTATTTAACGGAATAGGCGTTCCGGCGGGCGGAGACTCTTCCATCATATATAAGGCGACGGTAAACGAGTACGCGCCTCTCGCCGCCGGCGCCTCGATAACGAACACGGTCACCGTCACCGGCAGCGGGCTCGCCGCTCCCGCGACCGCGAGCGAAACGATAACCGCCGAAACCGAACCGCTGCTCGCGATCGCCAAAGCCGTCGACCCGGCGGTCGTCACCGCCGCCGGAACGCTGACCTATACCTTCACTATAACCAACGTCGGCAACACCGCCGCCGACGCAACGGATAACGTTACCGTGACCGACCTGTTCGATCCGGAGCTTTCCGCCGTCACGGCGTCGCTCGACGGAACGCCCCTCACGGCAGGCGCTGACTATTCCTATTCCGGCGGTACGTTCAGAACGACTCCCGGCGTCATAACCGTTCCAGCCGCGACCTACGCGCAGACGGCAGCCACCGGAGCGTGGAGCGTTACTCCCGGTTCCGCAGTTCTTACCGTCACCGGAACGGTTTAA
- a CDS encoding polyribonucleotide nucleotidyltransferase yields MFEKMRVFETEIAGRKLKVETGRLAQLANASALVTYGDTVVLSTATASKTPREGIDYFPLSVDYEEKLYSVGKIPGSFLRREGRPSEKAILASRVIDRPVRPLFPKDMRNDVSVVNTVMCVDPDCQPEQVAMVGSSIAITISDIPWNGPIGAVIVGYIDGEYVINPTAEQRKVSQMAVTVAATDKKVVMIEAGAKMVPDEVMIEGINRGFEECRKIVAFINEIKAAVGKEKFAFESKEVDPEMFEAVKAFAIDSVRSAMDTDDKNVRDANLQIVYDAVYAEFEEKYPDSKAQLDECMYKLQKYVVRRWLLDDGKRVDGRGIDQMRPLNAQVGILPRTHGSGLFTRGQTQVLTVCTLGTVSDAQLLDGIDDETERRYMHHYNFPSYSVGETKPSRGPGRREIGHGALAQRALEPVIPSEEEFPYTIRLVSEVLSSNGSTSQASICGSTLALMDAGVPIKEPVAGISCGLITEGDRWMTMVDIQGVEDFFGDMDFKVAGTHDGITAIQMDLKIDGLTPEIIRSAIEKTHKARNYILDEIMLPVIPAPRAELSKYAPKMITMQIDVDKIREVIGSGGKVIQKIVADTGAKIDIEDDGRIFITAVDSMAAEAAKGIIEGIVNDPEIGGLYSGKVTRLMDFGAFVEIAPGKEGMVHISQYDRDRVEKMEDVATVGDEIMVKVVEIDSQGRINLSRKAVLDEMDGIEKPIEAYVSRPKTSGGDRGHGDRDRRGGRDRGGDRNRRR; encoded by the coding sequence ATGTTTGAAAAAATGAGAGTGTTCGAGACCGAGATCGCCGGCCGCAAGCTCAAGGTCGAAACCGGCAGACTCGCGCAGCTCGCCAACGCGTCCGCGCTGGTGACTTACGGCGACACCGTCGTCCTTTCCACCGCGACCGCGTCAAAGACGCCCCGCGAAGGCATCGATTATTTCCCGCTTTCCGTCGACTACGAAGAGAAGCTTTACTCCGTGGGCAAGATCCCCGGCAGCTTCCTGCGCAGAGAGGGAAGACCCAGCGAGAAGGCGATCCTCGCCTCCCGCGTCATCGACCGCCCCGTCCGTCCGCTGTTCCCGAAGGATATGCGCAACGACGTCAGCGTGGTCAACACCGTTATGTGCGTCGACCCCGACTGCCAGCCCGAGCAGGTAGCCATGGTCGGTTCGTCCATCGCCATCACCATCTCCGATATTCCGTGGAACGGACCTATCGGAGCCGTTATCGTCGGCTATATTGACGGCGAATACGTCATCAACCCCACCGCCGAACAGCGCAAGGTCAGCCAGATGGCCGTTACCGTCGCCGCCACCGACAAGAAGGTCGTTATGATCGAAGCCGGCGCGAAGATGGTTCCGGACGAGGTCATGATCGAGGGCATCAACCGCGGATTTGAGGAATGCAGAAAGATCGTCGCCTTCATCAACGAGATCAAGGCCGCGGTCGGCAAAGAGAAGTTCGCGTTCGAGAGCAAGGAAGTCGACCCCGAGATGTTCGAGGCGGTCAAGGCGTTCGCCATCGACAGCGTCCGTTCCGCGATGGACACCGACGACAAGAACGTCCGCGACGCGAATCTCCAGATCGTTTACGACGCCGTCTACGCCGAGTTCGAGGAGAAGTACCCCGACTCCAAGGCGCAGCTCGACGAGTGCATGTATAAGCTTCAGAAGTACGTCGTCCGCCGCTGGCTGCTTGACGACGGCAAGCGCGTCGACGGCAGAGGCATCGATCAGATGCGTCCGCTGAACGCGCAGGTCGGCATCCTGCCGAGAACCCACGGCTCCGGACTCTTCACCAGAGGCCAGACCCAGGTCCTCACCGTCTGCACCCTCGGCACTGTCAGCGACGCTCAGCTGCTCGACGGCATCGACGATGAGACCGAGCGCAGATATATGCATCACTACAACTTCCCGTCCTATTCGGTAGGCGAGACGAAGCCCTCCAGAGGCCCCGGACGCCGCGAGATCGGCCACGGCGCGCTCGCGCAGAGAGCTCTCGAGCCCGTTATTCCGAGCGAGGAAGAGTTCCCCTATACGATCCGCCTCGTTTCCGAGGTGCTTTCCTCCAACGGTTCCACCTCGCAGGCCTCCATCTGCGGCTCCACTCTGGCGCTGATGGACGCGGGCGTTCCGATCAAGGAGCCCGTCGCCGGCATTTCCTGCGGTCTTATCACCGAGGGCGACCGCTGGATGACGATGGTCGATATCCAGGGCGTTGAGGACTTCTTCGGCGATATGGACTTCAAAGTCGCCGGCACTCACGACGGTATCACCGCGATCCAGATGGACCTCAAGATCGACGGCCTTACTCCCGAGATCATCCGTTCCGCCATCGAGAAGACCCACAAGGCGAGAAACTACATCCTTGACGAAATCATGCTGCCGGTCATCCCCGCGCCGCGCGCCGAGCTTTCGAAGTACGCGCCCAAGATGATTACCATGCAGATAGACGTCGACAAGATCCGCGAAGTCATCGGCTCCGGCGGCAAGGTCATCCAGAAGATCGTCGCCGACACCGGCGCCAAGATCGACATAGAGGACGACGGCCGCATCTTCATCACCGCCGTCGACTCCATGGCCGCCGAGGCCGCCAAGGGCATCATCGAGGGCATCGTAAACGATCCCGAGATCGGCGGACTTTACAGCGGCAAGGTCACGCGCCTTATGGACTTCGGCGCCTTCGTCGAGATCGCTCCCGGCAAGGAGGGCATGGTCCACATTTCGCAGTATGACCGCGACCGCGTCGAGAAGATGGAAGACGTTGCCACCGTCGGCGACGAGATCATGGTCAAGGTCGTCGAGATCGACAGCCAGGGCCGCATAAACCTCTCCCGCAAGGCCGTGCTTGACGAGATGGACGGCATCGAGAAGCCCATCGAAGCTTACGTCAGCAGACCGAAGACCTCCGGCGGAGACCGCGGACACGGCGACCGCGACCGCAGAGGCGGACGCGACCGCGGCGGAGACCGCAACAGAAGAAGATAA
- the mnmA gene encoding tRNA 2-thiouridine(34) synthase MnmA, whose amino-acid sequence MKILVAMSGGVDSTAAALLLKRQGHDVAGATLDLLPENGNKRDIEDAAAAAAAIGIPHYVFDLKDVFAEKVIGNFCAEYVRGRTPNPCVQCNMFVKFGAMARMAAELGYGTLATGHYARVCRENGRYFIRRASDTKKDQSYVLYGLTQEQLAHVVFPLADMTKEEIRALAAEAGLNAATRRDSQDICFIKDGDYAGYLREKQGVVPAPGDFVDKDGNPLGRHEGVIYYTVGQRKGLGVTFGEPRYVIAKNAVDNTVTLGKDEDLFVNAVRVRELKLQKLAALDSPVRVTAKTRYGQRETPALLSPDGDGAALVFDSPVRAPAPGQSAVFYDGDDVVGGGIII is encoded by the coding sequence ATGAAGATACTTGTCGCCATGAGCGGCGGCGTTGACAGCACCGCGGCCGCGCTCCTGCTGAAACGGCAGGGGCACGACGTCGCAGGAGCCACGCTCGACCTGCTCCCCGAAAACGGAAATAAGCGCGATATCGAGGACGCCGCCGCCGCGGCGGCCGCCATCGGCATACCGCATTACGTCTTCGACCTGAAGGACGTCTTCGCGGAGAAGGTCATAGGGAACTTCTGCGCCGAATACGTCCGCGGCAGGACGCCCAACCCCTGCGTGCAGTGCAATATGTTCGTCAAGTTCGGCGCGATGGCGCGGATGGCGGCGGAGCTTGGTTACGGCACGCTCGCGACCGGCCATTACGCGCGCGTCTGCCGCGAAAACGGCAGGTATTTCATCAGGCGCGCCTCCGACACGAAGAAGGATCAGAGTTACGTGCTCTACGGGCTCACGCAGGAGCAGCTCGCGCATGTCGTCTTCCCGCTCGCCGACATGACGAAGGAGGAGATCCGCGCGCTCGCCGCCGAGGCGGGGCTGAACGCCGCCACGCGCCGCGACAGTCAGGATATATGCTTCATCAAGGACGGCGACTACGCCGGTTACCTGCGCGAAAAGCAGGGCGTCGTACCCGCACCCGGCGACTTCGTCGACAAGGACGGAAACCCCCTCGGAAGGCATGAGGGAGTGATATATTACACCGTCGGACAGCGCAAGGGGCTCGGAGTGACCTTCGGCGAACCCCGTTACGTCATCGCAAAGAACGCGGTTGACAATACCGTTACGCTCGGCAAAGACGAAGACTTGTTCGTCAACGCCGTCCGCGTTCGTGAGCTGAAACTGCAGAAGCTCGCCGCGCTCGACTCCCCCGTCCGCGTGACCGCGAAAACGCGGTACGGTCAGCGCGAAACCCCCGCGCTCCTCTCCCCTGACGGAGACGGCGCGGCGCTGGTTTTCGACTCGCCGGTGCGCGCTCCCGCGCCCGGACAGTCCGCAGTCTTTTACGACGGCGACGACGTCGTGGGCGGCGGGATAATAATCTGA
- a CDS encoding tryptophan-rich sensory protein, producing MSKFKKALPFIICIAIPLALGGLSALLTMNDMKAYADIAKPPLSPPAIVFPIAWSILYVMMGIASALVWKGFRDDDRQNGLIYYGLQLVLNFFWPLVFFSAKEYWFAFAWLIALLAAVTATAVFFRRVSKAAFWLIVPYIAWLVFAAYLNVGVAVLN from the coding sequence ATGTCTAAATTCAAAAAGGCGCTGCCGTTCATAATCTGTATCGCGATACCGCTTGCGCTCGGCGGGCTGTCCGCCCTGCTGACGATGAACGATATGAAGGCTTACGCAGATATCGCGAAGCCGCCGCTTTCGCCGCCCGCGATAGTCTTCCCCATCGCGTGGTCGATACTCTACGTTATGATGGGGATCGCCTCTGCGCTGGTATGGAAGGGCTTCCGCGACGACGACCGGCAGAACGGACTGATATACTACGGTCTGCAGCTCGTGCTGAACTTCTTCTGGCCGCTCGTGTTCTTCAGCGCGAAGGAATACTGGTTCGCGTTCGCGTGGCTGATTGCGCTGCTCGCGGCCGTCACAGCGACGGCGGTATTCTTCAGGCGCGTAAGCAAAGCGGCGTTTTGGCTGATAGTCCCGTATATCGCGTGGCTCGTCTTTGCGGCGTATCTGAACGTAGGCGTCGCCGTGCTGAACTGA
- the rpsO gene encoding 30S ribosomal protein S15 — protein MLLKEEKMAIIEKYRLSETDTGSPEVQIALLTTRINQLTEHLKVHKHDKHSLRGLQKMVGQRRNMLGYLKDKDINRYREIIEKLSIRK, from the coding sequence ATGCTGCTGAAGGAAGAAAAGATGGCGATCATAGAGAAGTACCGCCTGAGCGAGACCGATACCGGTTCTCCCGAGGTGCAGATAGCGCTTCTCACCACTCGCATCAACCAGCTTACCGAGCACCTTAAGGTGCACAAGCACGATAAGCATTCGCTTCGCGGACTTCAGAAGATGGTCGGTCAGAGAAGAAACATGCTCGGCTACCTGAAGGATAAAGACATCAACCGCTATCGCGAAATCATCGAAAAGCTTTCCATCAGAAAGTAA
- a CDS encoding DAK2 domain-containing protein, translating into MNTVCMTGQLFAEMVKSGAANLYANRTIVNDLNVFPIPDGDTGDNMYMTVDSGASAVGEGRLCDVASQAARGMLMGARGNSGVILSRIFAGLAKGFDGKDEADVAGVSEAFLAAVKEAYGAVAVPVEGTILTVIKDAANYAGGRVSADNSLEDYFDDFTGELRRSLDRTPDLLDVLKEAGVVDSGGAGLVYIVEGMRDALFGEGGVSAAPSAPAASAAKKIDVDTFTSDMQLEFGYCTEFLLRLQKSKCDVDAFDVEAFTAKLNELGNSVVCFRDGTIVKVHVHTMTPGEILDFGQKYGEFLTLKIENMMLQHHEATIQNRFTVSAPKPKKAYGIVAVASGDGIKQVFTSLGTDVVVDGGQSMNPSAKDFIEAFEEINASTILVYPNNGNVILTARQAAELYKDADVRVIPSRTIGEGYASLSMLDTTSGDTDSILENVESIIDSVVTGMVSRASRDAEMDGVTVRKDDYIGFADDKIYVDSPDKCEALLGLAEKLDSASRDVMLLICGRDTSEEDAQSVYAALTARYKRTEVIMIDGGQPIHDFVLILE; encoded by the coding sequence ATGAACACCGTATGTATGACCGGTCAGCTTTTTGCCGAAATGGTCAAAAGCGGGGCCGCGAATCTGTACGCCAACAGAACGATTGTAAACGATCTTAACGTTTTCCCGATCCCCGACGGGGATACCGGGGATAATATGTATATGACTGTGGACTCCGGAGCCTCCGCCGTCGGCGAAGGCAGGCTCTGCGACGTTGCTTCGCAGGCGGCACGCGGTATGCTTATGGGCGCGCGCGGCAATTCGGGAGTCATTCTTTCGCGCATATTTGCCGGTCTGGCGAAGGGCTTCGACGGCAAGGACGAAGCCGACGTCGCCGGCGTCAGCGAAGCGTTCCTGGCAGCCGTAAAGGAGGCCTACGGCGCGGTCGCCGTGCCGGTCGAAGGCACGATCCTCACCGTGATAAAGGACGCCGCAAACTACGCCGGCGGACGCGTTTCCGCCGATAACTCGCTTGAAGACTACTTTGACGATTTCACCGGAGAGCTGCGCCGGTCGCTCGACAGAACGCCTGACCTGCTCGACGTTCTGAAGGAAGCGGGCGTCGTCGACAGCGGCGGAGCCGGCCTCGTATACATAGTCGAAGGCATGCGCGACGCGCTCTTCGGAGAAGGCGGCGTTTCGGCCGCGCCTTCCGCTCCTGCGGCGTCGGCAGCGAAGAAGATAGACGTAGACACGTTCACGAGCGATATGCAGCTCGAGTTCGGCTACTGCACGGAGTTCCTGCTCCGCCTGCAGAAGTCCAAGTGCGACGTCGACGCCTTTGACGTCGAAGCCTTCACCGCGAAGCTCAATGAGCTCGGCAATTCCGTCGTCTGCTTCCGCGACGGCACGATCGTGAAGGTACACGTACACACCATGACCCCGGGCGAGATACTCGATTTCGGGCAGAAATACGGCGAATTCCTGACGCTTAAAATCGAGAATATGATGCTCCAGCACCACGAGGCGACGATACAGAACCGCTTCACCGTTTCCGCGCCGAAGCCGAAGAAGGCATACGGCATCGTGGCCGTAGCTTCCGGCGACGGAATAAAGCAGGTGTTCACCTCGCTCGGCACCGACGTCGTCGTCGACGGCGGACAGAGCATGAACCCGTCGGCGAAGGACTTCATCGAAGCCTTCGAGGAGATCAACGCGTCCACGATCCTCGTGTATCCGAATAACGGCAACGTGATTCTGACCGCGCGCCAGGCGGCGGAGCTTTACAAGGACGCAGACGTCCGCGTCATTCCGAGCCGCACGATAGGCGAGGGCTACGCCTCGCTTTCGATGCTCGACACCACCTCGGGCGACACCGACAGCATACTCGAAAACGTTGAGAGCATAATCGACAGCGTCGTTACCGGAATGGTCTCCCGCGCGAGCCGCGACGCCGAAATGGACGGCGTGACCGTCCGCAAGGACGACTACATCGGCTTCGCCGACGATAAGATCTACGTCGACAGTCCCGACAAGTGCGAGGCACTCCTCGGGCTCGCCGAAAAGCTCGACAGCGCGAGCCGCGACGTTATGCTCCTCATATGCGGCCGCGACACGAGCGAAGAAGATGCGCAGAGCGTCTACGCGGCGCTTACCGCGCGATACAAGCGCACGGAAGTCATCATGATAGACGGCGGCCAGCCGATACACGACTTCGTGCTTATCCTTGAGTAA
- a CDS encoding Ig-like domain-containing protein, which produces MKSVKRILSAVIACVMLMAVAVPFAAFAEGAVQVMGGGAETAPGGEAVVHISIDGAKIGAFQLTVSFDASKLQFVKCEASEELAGIANDGGAVYLVNDNNADNGSIIIGCAITEGAVFTVAPLDITFKAAEVDETAHVPVNITVDRLRTELDEALESEVTNGGVTINVVHIESIEFTDESKELEIGEEYTPEYTVNPDGYTDEFAPVWTSDNDEVASVDENGKITAIREGTANITITNGEISATLPITVNAAVPPVMKGDMDKDGEISVNDALKALRIAAKLAVASEEDMQIGDVDGDGDITVNDALKILRVAAKLADQSSLEA; this is translated from the coding sequence ATGAAATCTGTTAAGAGAATCCTTTCCGCTGTCATCGCCTGCGTTATGCTTATGGCTGTCGCAGTTCCGTTCGCCGCGTTTGCCGAAGGCGCCGTTCAGGTTATGGGCGGCGGCGCCGAGACCGCTCCCGGCGGAGAAGCCGTTGTTCACATCAGTATCGACGGCGCCAAGATCGGCGCGTTCCAGCTGACCGTCAGCTTTGACGCTTCCAAGCTCCAGTTCGTTAAGTGCGAAGCTTCCGAAGAGCTTGCCGGCATCGCAAACGACGGCGGCGCCGTTTACCTCGTCAACGACAACAACGCCGACAACGGTTCCATCATAATCGGCTGCGCCATTACCGAAGGCGCCGTCTTTACCGTCGCTCCTCTCGACATCACCTTCAAGGCCGCCGAAGTCGACGAGACCGCCCACGTTCCGGTCAACATCACCGTTGACAGACTCCGCACCGAGCTCGACGAAGCCCTCGAGAGCGAAGTTACGAACGGCGGCGTGACCATCAACGTCGTCCACATCGAATCCATCGAGTTTACCGACGAATCCAAAGAGCTCGAGATCGGCGAAGAGTACACCCCCGAATACACCGTCAATCCCGACGGCTACACCGACGAGTTCGCTCCCGTCTGGACCTCCGACAACGACGAGGTCGCTTCCGTCGATGAGAACGGTAAGATAACCGCTATCAGAGAAGGCACCGCGAACATCACGATTACCAACGGCGAGATTTCCGCTACCCTGCCGATCACCGTCAATGCCGCCGTTCCTCCGGTAATGAAGGGCGACATGGACAAGGACGGCGAAATCTCCGTCAACGACGCGCTGAAGGCGCTGCGTATCGCCGCGAAACTGGCTGTTGCCTCCGAAGAAGATATGCAGATCGGCGACGTCGACGGCGACGGCGATATCACCGTCAACGACGCGCTGAAGATTCTCCGCGTTGCCGCGAAGCTTGCCGACCAGTCCTCCCTCGAGGCGTAA
- the plsX gene encoding phosphate acyltransferase PlsX, producing MIRIIVDCFGGDKGVSATVGGAKMAIESFDDLEVVLTGDEAIIRDEMKRIGLSERCSVVHAPDVIDCNDKPTDVVRHRPDSSMMKAIEMLRAGEADGMVSTGSTGALVAAATMRVGRLKGVSRPTFCPIMPTMNGRIVGVCDSGANVECTAPRLCQFAVMGSIYMKSVFGVKNPRVALLNVGVEEEKGDLLRRTTYQMLKSAEGLNFVGNMESRDLMSGNYDLVVCDGFSGNVLVKSAEGTALLMLKKIKKDISSRMRNKVGALFMKKMFKEQKEFMDYRNYGGSVILGTKKVIIKGHGSSNAVSVAKCIEQAYRMEANDINSQIEAAVAAFAEEKERAAE from the coding sequence ATGATAAGAATAATCGTTGACTGCTTCGGCGGAGACAAGGGCGTTTCCGCGACCGTCGGCGGCGCCAAAATGGCGATCGAAAGCTTTGACGACCTCGAGGTCGTCCTCACCGGGGACGAGGCGATAATCAGAGACGAAATGAAGCGCATCGGCCTTTCCGAGCGCTGCTCCGTCGTCCACGCGCCCGACGTTATCGACTGCAACGACAAGCCGACGGACGTCGTCCGCCACAGGCCCGACAGTTCGATGATGAAGGCGATAGAGATGCTCCGCGCCGGCGAAGCGGACGGTATGGTCAGCACAGGCTCCACCGGAGCGCTCGTAGCCGCCGCGACCATGCGCGTCGGACGTCTCAAGGGCGTCAGCCGCCCGACCTTCTGCCCGATAATGCCCACCATGAACGGCAGGATAGTCGGCGTCTGCGACAGCGGAGCGAACGTCGAATGCACCGCGCCGCGCCTCTGTCAGTTCGCCGTTATGGGAAGCATCTACATGAAGAGCGTCTTCGGCGTCAAGAATCCGCGCGTCGCGCTGCTCAACGTCGGCGTTGAGGAGGAGAAGGGCGACCTGCTGCGCAGGACGACCTACCAGATGCTGAAATCCGCCGAAGGGCTGAACTTCGTCGGCAATATGGAGAGCCGCGACCTTATGTCCGGCAACTACGATCTCGTCGTCTGCGACGGCTTCTCCGGCAACGTGCTCGTCAAGAGCGCCGAAGGCACCGCGCTGCTGATGCTCAAAAAGATCAAGAAGGACATCTCCTCCCGTATGCGCAACAAGGTCGGCGCGCTGTTTATGAAGAAGATGTTCAAGGAACAGAAAGAGTTCATGGACTACCGTAACTACGGCGGAAGCGTCATCCTCGGCACGAAAAAGGTCATCATCAAGGGGCACGGCAGCAGCAACGCCGTCTCCGTCGCCAAGTGTATCGAGCAGGCCTACCGTATGGAAGCGAACGACATCAACTCGCAGATAGAAGCCGCCGTCGCCGCATTCGCGGAAGAGAAGGAGCGCGCCGCGGAATAA
- a CDS encoding indolepyruvate oxidoreductase subunit beta, with protein MTENILIVGVGGQGTLLASRVLGALYTAMGENVKISEVHGMSQRGGSVVTYVRHGDEVASPIICEGEADVVLAFEQLEALRFVTSLKKGGRIIVNTQKIMPMPVVTGAAEYPADVIEKLNATGAQVTAVDALAIAEKAGSAKAVNIALLGVMAKITGADKALFERTIEATVPPKFLDLNKRAFDLGYEFE; from the coding sequence ATGACTGAAAACATACTTATCGTCGGCGTCGGCGGGCAGGGAACGCTGCTCGCGAGCCGCGTGCTCGGCGCGCTCTATACCGCGATGGGCGAAAACGTCAAAATATCAGAGGTACACGGAATGAGCCAGCGCGGCGGCTCCGTCGTCACCTACGTTCGCCACGGCGACGAGGTCGCCTCCCCGATAATCTGCGAGGGAGAAGCGGACGTCGTGCTCGCCTTCGAGCAGCTCGAAGCCCTGCGCTTCGTCACGAGCTTGAAAAAGGGCGGCAGGATAATCGTCAACACGCAGAAGATAATGCCCATGCCGGTCGTCACCGGCGCGGCGGAGTACCCCGCGGACGTTATCGAAAAGCTGAACGCGACCGGCGCGCAGGTCACCGCCGTCGACGCGCTCGCGATCGCGGAAAAGGCCGGCTCCGCGAAGGCGGTCAACATCGCGCTGCTCGGCGTTATGGCTAAGATCACCGGCGCGGATAAGGCGCTCTTCGAGCGTACGATCGAAGCCACCGTCCCGCCGAAGTTCCTCGACCTCAACAAACGCGCCTTCGACCTCGGCTATGAGTTTGAGTAA